The sequence ACTTGAGGAACCTATTCTTAACTGACGATTAGAGCACATCTGAATTTTCAAGTAATCCGCAAGTTACAGGGGCTCAATTCTATATAAAATGTCTTTAAGTATTTATCATAAGCTGTTCCTACAGACAGCGGAACACTGCAGTCCCAATTTGAAGTCTCCATAGCAAGAGTCCTGTTCTCTATGTCTGTCCATGGAGAACATTTGAaaggttaaaaaagaaaaaaacaaagaagaaaatggaaaaggaggaagaagaaaaggactccGGAACGCCTCAACCATTTAGCTCATATCCATGCCATCTCCAATTTGACTGCAGATTGGGGCAATTGCCGAGAAAGACCTCTCAAAAGGAGAAGGGTGAAGCTCAGCATCACGCCTACGCTTAAAAGCACAGCTATCAAGGGAGGAATTCTCCACTTCAACCTTCCTCCGGGTTCCTCTCACTGCCTGCTCCTCTGATGAAGTAAGAGGGAAAACGTGGCCGCTCACTCTGCAAAGAGAGCTATGGTTATCGTACAAAATTCTCTGGTTAC is a genomic window of Macadamia integrifolia cultivar HAES 741 unplaced genomic scaffold, SCU_Mint_v3 scaffold69, whole genome shotgun sequence containing:
- the LOC122069692 gene encoding uncharacterized protein LOC122069692, which translates into the protein MEVYGQSMVAGPTNVIFLSSILGRDEAIPFHKCDWRCENEHVCGNMYRCKLTGITHICDKNCNQRILYDNHSSLCRVSGHVFPLTSSEEQAVRGTRRKVEVENSSLDSCAFKRRRDAELHPSPFERSFSAIAPICSQIGDGMDMS